The following coding sequences lie in one Alloacidobacterium dinghuense genomic window:
- a CDS encoding ABC transporter permease: MNKLVIGNLLHRPLRTMIGIVAVAVEVVMILSIVGIMIGQISNARNQTSGIGADMIVRPPNASFITGVGGAPVPAKIADVLAKLPHVAVAAPVITDFNMGGSVETIWGIDYESFNALKPFVYLSGTTFQGPNDVIVDDIFARADGGHKVGQTIQVKNHPFRICGIVEHGKGGRKFLPIHTLGGMVGNADNASLFYLKSDDVKNQDAIRQEILSTPGLGQYQVQTLQEWMSLMTPEHLPGFSAALNSVIGIAVIVGFIVVFQAMYTAVMERTREIGILKSLGASQGYIANAVLREAALVAIAGIILGIAMTYIIKIGLEYRFPTLPFPLTLQWRVRGALIAFGGSILGALYPALKAARKDPIDALAYE, from the coding sequence ATGAACAAGCTTGTCATCGGCAATCTCCTCCACCGTCCCCTGCGCACCATGATCGGCATCGTTGCCGTTGCGGTCGAGGTAGTCATGATTCTTTCCATCGTGGGCATCATGATCGGCCAGATCTCGAATGCGCGGAACCAGACGAGCGGCATTGGCGCGGACATGATCGTTCGTCCACCGAATGCGAGCTTTATCACCGGTGTTGGTGGGGCGCCGGTGCCGGCGAAGATAGCCGATGTTCTGGCTAAACTGCCGCATGTCGCCGTCGCTGCGCCTGTTATCACCGACTTCAATATGGGCGGCTCGGTTGAAACCATCTGGGGTATCGACTACGAGAGCTTCAATGCACTCAAGCCTTTCGTCTATCTATCCGGAACCACGTTTCAGGGACCTAACGATGTGATCGTCGATGACATCTTCGCCCGTGCGGACGGCGGTCACAAGGTAGGACAAACCATTCAGGTCAAGAACCATCCCTTCCGCATCTGCGGCATCGTCGAGCACGGCAAGGGCGGACGCAAGTTCCTGCCGATTCACACGTTGGGTGGGATGGTTGGGAATGCCGACAATGCGTCCCTGTTTTATCTGAAGAGTGACGACGTAAAGAATCAGGATGCGATCCGGCAGGAGATTCTGAGCACGCCCGGTCTTGGTCAATACCAGGTGCAGACATTGCAGGAGTGGATGTCGTTGATGACTCCCGAACATCTGCCCGGGTTCAGCGCGGCGTTGAACAGCGTGATCGGCATTGCGGTCATTGTCGGATTCATCGTCGTTTTTCAGGCCATGTACACGGCTGTCATGGAGCGCACGCGCGAAATCGGCATCCTGAAATCACTGGGTGCTTCGCAGGGCTACATCGCAAATGCGGTGCTGCGTGAGGCCGCCCTGGTCGCGATTGCCGGAATTATTCTCGGCATCGCCATGACCTACATCATCAAGATTGGTCTGGAGTATCGCTTCCCAACGCTGCCGTTTCCCCTTACGCTGCAGTGGAGAGTGCGAGGCGCATTGATTGCTTTTGGCGGATCGATCCTTGGGGCGCTCTATCCGGCGCTGAAGGCTGCGCGTAAAGACCCGATTGATGCTTTAGCGTACGAGTAA
- the glgC gene encoding glucose-1-phosphate adenylyltransferase encodes MKDTLGVLLAGGAGERLFPLTRDRAKPAVPFGGNYRIIDITLSNCINSDLRHVYILTQYKALSLNRHIREGWTSVVAQELGEFIEILPPMQRVSANWYMGTADAVYQNIYSIGSEQPKHVLILSGDHIYKMDYGKMLQHHNDSGADVTLATLPIDPTEVSRFGVVEVARSGEVVGFHEKPKSTDLRSPFNATMVDASMGIYLFNTDVLLPALMKDAEDPASKHDFGHNILPSLLGNYKMYAYNFVDENSKDAHYWRDVGTLDAYYDANMDIASVSPTFNLYDSNWPMRTRVRQYPPAKFVFGEPGRTGMAINSIVSAGCIISGAVVRNSVLSQDVRVNSYSELDSTIVFSHVNIGRHCRIKKAIIDRDVHLPEGTVIGYDQNEDRRNYFVTPSGLTVVTRDYSLYENPVSADFLQPV; translated from the coding sequence ATGAAGGATACACTTGGAGTTCTTTTAGCAGGCGGCGCAGGCGAGCGCCTTTTCCCGCTGACCCGCGATCGCGCGAAACCAGCAGTTCCCTTTGGCGGTAACTACCGCATCATCGACATTACGCTTTCCAACTGCATCAATTCCGATCTGCGCCACGTCTACATCCTCACCCAGTACAAGGCTCTCTCGCTTAACCGCCATATCCGCGAAGGCTGGACCAGCGTCGTCGCCCAGGAGTTAGGCGAGTTCATCGAGATTCTTCCGCCCATGCAGCGCGTCAGCGCCAACTGGTATATGGGCACAGCGGACGCCGTCTACCAGAACATCTACTCCATCGGTTCCGAGCAGCCCAAACATGTCCTTATCCTCTCCGGCGACCACATCTACAAAATGGACTACGGCAAAATGCTTCAGCACCACAACGATTCCGGTGCCGACGTTACGCTGGCCACTCTGCCCATCGATCCCACAGAGGTATCCCGCTTCGGTGTTGTCGAAGTGGCCCGCTCGGGCGAGGTCGTCGGCTTCCATGAGAAGCCAAAGTCCACTGACCTGCGATCGCCGTTCAATGCGACGATGGTAGATGCTTCGATGGGCATCTACCTCTTCAATACCGACGTGCTGCTGCCGGCGCTGATGAAAGACGCTGAAGACCCCGCCTCGAAGCACGACTTCGGTCACAACATCCTGCCGTCGCTGCTGGGCAATTACAAGATGTACGCCTACAACTTCGTTGACGAGAACAGCAAGGATGCGCACTACTGGCGCGACGTGGGCACCCTGGACGCCTATTACGACGCGAACATGGACATCGCCTCGGTGTCGCCCACCTTCAACCTGTATGACAGCAACTGGCCTATGCGGACGCGCGTGCGCCAGTATCCTCCGGCAAAGTTTGTCTTCGGCGAGCCGGGACGCACCGGCATGGCCATCAACTCCATCGTCTCCGCAGGCTGCATCATCTCCGGAGCGGTAGTGCGCAACAGCGTGCTCTCACAGGATGTCCGCGTGAATTCCTATTCGGAGCTGGATTCGACCATTGTCTTCTCGCACGTCAACATTGGCCGTCACTGCCGCATCAAGAAAGCCATCATCGACCGCGACGTGCATTTGCCCGAAGGCACGGTCATCGGCTACGACCAGAATGAGGACAGACGCAATTACTTCGTCACGCCATCGGGGCTCACCGTCGTAACACGCGATTATTCGCTGTATGAGAACCCGGTGTCGGCGGATTTCCTTCAGCCGGTTTAA
- a CDS encoding acyl-CoA mutase large subunit family protein, whose product MSQEKNLKTVYARPDLEAIGFDPIEDLGFPGEFPFTRGIQPTMYRGRLWTMRQYAGMGDAEESNRRYKFLLEHGTAGLSVAFDLPTQIGFDSDDPMALGEVGKVGVAIDSIEDMERLFDGIPLDKISTSMTINATASILLALYVAVAKRTGANVKTLTGTVQNDILKEYIARGTYIYPIRHAMRIITDMFAWANDEAPEWNTISISGYHMREAGSTAAQEVAFTLANGMTYVQAAIDAGLDVDQFAPRLSFFFNAHNNFLEEVAKFRCARRVWAHLMRDHFMSKNPRSWMLRFHTQTAGSTLTAQQPENNIVRTAIQALSAVLGGTQSLHTNGYDEALALPTEEAARIALRTQQIIAMESGVAQTIDPFAGSYYIESLTHEIELQVKAYLDRIDSLGGMLRAIERGWVQQEIQNAAYEYQRAVDSGDATVVGVNRFTRDDEPGIPIQRIDEALERKQVERLQALRVRRDKGRWQTAVDCVKERARSGENLMPAILEAVESYATVGEIAAAMREVFGEYQESVVI is encoded by the coding sequence ATGTCTCAAGAAAAGAATCTGAAGACCGTCTACGCGCGCCCTGATCTAGAAGCAATCGGCTTTGACCCAATCGAAGATCTTGGCTTTCCCGGCGAGTTTCCTTTCACCCGCGGTATTCAGCCGACCATGTATCGCGGCCGCCTCTGGACCATGCGCCAGTATGCCGGTATGGGCGACGCCGAGGAGAGCAATCGCCGCTACAAATTCTTGCTGGAACACGGTACAGCCGGCTTGTCGGTCGCCTTCGATCTGCCCACACAGATCGGCTTCGACTCTGATGATCCTATGGCACTGGGTGAAGTCGGCAAGGTGGGCGTGGCCATCGATTCGATAGAAGACATGGAGCGGCTCTTCGACGGCATTCCACTCGACAAGATCTCGACCTCGATGACCATCAATGCAACGGCGAGTATTCTGCTGGCGCTCTATGTCGCTGTCGCCAAAAGAACAGGCGCCAATGTGAAGACGCTCACCGGCACCGTGCAGAACGACATTCTCAAGGAGTACATCGCGCGCGGCACGTATATTTATCCCATCCGCCACGCCATGCGCATCATCACGGACATGTTCGCGTGGGCCAATGACGAGGCGCCGGAGTGGAATACGATCTCGATCTCGGGCTACCACATGCGCGAGGCGGGATCGACCGCCGCGCAGGAAGTCGCCTTCACCCTGGCAAACGGCATGACCTACGTACAGGCCGCCATTGACGCCGGGCTTGACGTCGACCAATTCGCACCGCGCCTTTCCTTTTTCTTCAACGCACACAACAATTTTCTGGAAGAGGTGGCGAAGTTCCGTTGTGCCCGGCGCGTCTGGGCGCATCTCATGCGCGACCACTTTATGTCGAAGAATCCGCGCTCGTGGATGCTGCGCTTCCACACACAGACTGCCGGTTCGACGCTCACCGCGCAGCAGCCGGAGAACAATATTGTCCGCACCGCGATCCAGGCACTGTCGGCGGTTCTGGGCGGGACGCAGTCGCTGCACACGAACGGTTACGACGAAGCGTTGGCACTGCCGACCGAGGAGGCAGCGCGCATCGCGCTGCGCACGCAACAGATTATCGCCATGGAATCGGGAGTGGCCCAGACCATCGATCCCTTCGCCGGGTCGTATTACATCGAATCGCTGACGCACGAGATCGAGCTGCAGGTGAAGGCATATCTCGATCGCATCGATTCGCTGGGCGGGATGCTCCGCGCCATCGAGCGCGGCTGGGTGCAGCAGGAGATTCAGAACGCCGCCTATGAATATCAGCGCGCCGTTGATTCCGGGGATGCAACAGTCGTCGGCGTCAACCGTTTCACCCGCGACGATGAGCCGGGCATTCCCATCCAGCGCATCGATGAAGCCTTGGAGCGCAAGCAGGTTGAGCGCTTGCAGGCTCTTCGTGTGCGGCGCGACAAGGGTCGGTGGCAGACGGCGGTCGATTGCGTGAAAGAGCGTGCGCGCTCGGGCGAGAATCTGATGCCTGCGATTCTGGAAGCTGTCGAGAGCTACGCCACAGTGGGAGAGATTGCAGCGGCGATGCGTGAGGTGTTCGGGGAGTATCAGGAGAGCGTCGTGATTTGA
- a CDS encoding uracil-DNA glycosylase family protein encodes MVLGNDFGCLDNPDPRSPGFLQCLAKGFEDPPTWKIKETLRKAGLPGNRCFFTNAFLGLRTATKTTGVSPGAKELEFRAMCREFLAYQLEVQKPTLIVCLGHEPRKFIAPTLLNEGHVWTRDISFTNLDRMCDPIVRGAFSIGQENMSPLMVTVAHPSFAWSTHAQSPRSFEGKSGQTAEFALLTAAWKLAN; translated from the coding sequence ATGGTTCTGGGCAATGACTTTGGATGTCTAGATAATCCTGATCCACGTTCACCCGGGTTCCTGCAGTGCCTAGCGAAGGGTTTTGAAGATCCGCCAACATGGAAAATCAAGGAGACTTTGCGAAAAGCTGGGCTGCCCGGCAACCGGTGCTTCTTTACGAATGCCTTTCTCGGCTTGAGGACGGCAACAAAGACGACCGGGGTTTCTCCGGGTGCAAAAGAGCTGGAATTCCGGGCGATGTGCCGGGAGTTCCTTGCTTATCAACTCGAAGTGCAGAAGCCTACACTGATTGTGTGCCTTGGTCATGAGCCGAGAAAGTTTATCGCGCCAACTTTGCTCAACGAAGGGCATGTATGGACGAGGGACATTTCCTTCACGAATCTCGACCGGATGTGCGATCCGATAGTGAGAGGAGCATTCTCCATCGGGCAGGAGAACATGTCACCGCTAATGGTCACTGTCGCTCATCCATCCTTCGCTTGGTCGACTCACGCACAATCTCCTAGATCATTTGAAGGCAAGAGCGGCCAGACGGCAGAGTTCGCTCTGCTCACTGCGGCTTGGAAACTCGCCAATTAG
- a CDS encoding type II toxin-antitoxin system VapB family antitoxin, whose product MPLYIKNPNVEKSARRLARLTGETLTEATERAIEERLARLRPAQSPAHGATQLEKDLLRIAHQCAALPDVDTRMADEILGYDAEGLPG is encoded by the coding sequence GTGCCTCTATACATCAAAAATCCGAATGTCGAGAAGTCTGCGCGGAGGCTTGCGCGCCTGACTGGAGAGACCCTGACCGAGGCCACGGAGCGGGCCATCGAAGAGAGGCTTGCGCGGCTTCGTCCGGCGCAGAGTCCTGCGCATGGAGCGACGCAGCTTGAAAAGGATCTGCTGCGCATTGCCCATCAGTGTGCGGCGTTGCCTGACGTGGACACGCGTATGGCCGATGAGATCCTGGGATATGACGCCGAAGGGCTGCCCGGCTGA
- a CDS encoding type II toxin-antitoxin system VapC family toxin: MVLDTSAILAVLLEEPEAAQLVHFIGEDRIRLCSAVSFVEASIVLRNRKGERGRQKLDQFLRRARVQITAVDVKQAEVAREAYEKFGKGKHPAGLNLGDCFSYALAKTTNEPLLFKGEDFVKTDVVSVP; the protein is encoded by the coding sequence ATGGTTCTGGACACCTCAGCCATTCTTGCTGTCCTTCTTGAAGAACCTGAGGCTGCTCAACTTGTGCACTTCATCGGTGAAGACCGCATACGGCTTTGTTCGGCGGTAAGTTTCGTCGAGGCGTCGATTGTTCTTCGCAACCGCAAGGGCGAACGTGGTCGGCAGAAACTAGACCAGTTTTTGCGACGCGCCCGCGTGCAAATCACAGCTGTTGATGTGAAACAGGCGGAAGTCGCACGAGAAGCCTATGAGAAATTCGGCAAGGGAAAACATCCCGCGGGGCTGAATCTTGGTGACTGTTTTTCCTATGCGTTAGCGAAGACAACTAACGAGCCTCTGCTGTTCAAGGGCGAGGATTTTGTGAAAACAGATGTCGTGTCTGTACCTTAG
- a CDS encoding TIGR00266 family protein — protein sequence MQSRITGTTMPVLELLLEPNEAVISEAGELSWMGNSIQMTTHTQMMGGGGFFGAIRRVAGGGSLFMTEYRAVGATGEVAFATRVPGHIVPVEVNGGHQYMIHRHGFLCATAQIELGVGFQQSLGAGIFGGDGFLLQKVSGQGVAWLELSGELIVRDLAPGEMLRVHPGHVGAFQGTVSFQITRVPGIKNMIFGGDGIFLALLTGPGRVWLQTLPISKLAHQLMQYMPKEQARQTTEAGVVGGIVGSILDGIK from the coding sequence ATGCAGAGCCGTATTACCGGAACCACCATGCCCGTTCTCGAACTGCTGCTTGAGCCGAACGAGGCCGTTATTTCAGAAGCCGGAGAGCTTTCCTGGATGGGCAATTCGATCCAGATGACGACCCATACACAGATGATGGGCGGTGGCGGTTTCTTCGGCGCGATACGCCGCGTCGCCGGGGGCGGCAGCCTCTTCATGACGGAGTATCGCGCGGTGGGCGCAACCGGTGAAGTGGCCTTTGCGACGAGGGTGCCGGGGCATATTGTTCCCGTTGAAGTGAACGGCGGCCACCAGTACATGATTCATCGCCACGGCTTCCTCTGTGCTACTGCGCAGATTGAGCTGGGTGTTGGCTTCCAGCAGTCGCTCGGCGCGGGGATTTTCGGGGGAGATGGCTTCCTGCTGCAGAAAGTCAGCGGACAGGGCGTTGCGTGGCTTGAACTCTCTGGTGAATTGATTGTCAGAGATCTTGCCCCCGGCGAAATGCTGCGCGTGCATCCCGGCCATGTGGGAGCATTCCAGGGCACGGTTTCCTTCCAGATCACTCGCGTCCCCGGCATCAAGAATATGATCTTCGGCGGCGACGGCATCTTCCTCGCGCTGCTCACAGGGCCCGGGCGCGTGTGGCTGCAGACCTTGCCCATCTCGAAGCTCGCGCATCAGCTGATGCAGTACATGCCGAAGGAGCAGGCGCGGCAGACGACCGAGGCCGGGGTGGTTGGCGGGATTGTAGGATCGATTCTCGACGGAATAAAGTGA
- a CDS encoding ROK family protein, producing METDTPPCLSGFRDNGIKRVESRKRKPFRMSMFSIGIDLGGTNLRIAAFTSNWERRGAITTATRVQDGPGAVLNDMCAAVKKLVAECGGPGDLIGVGLGSPGPLELPAGRLLQPPNLPGFEDLELKTELENRLQVPVVVECDANAAALAECHAGAGQTSGYHSLCMLTLGTGVGSGIILNGRVWHGFAGMGGEAGHVPVYHDGLLCACGSRGCLEQYASATAIARAGKNIVQAKSENGLGMMTARSIAEAASAGEAESLNIYHGVGEALGIGLANLVSTLNLPLYVIGGGVVAAWSLFAPSMFAELERGSYIYRLTKPADPAVLEAGKTNVLPAELGPDSGLLGAAMLPFFQSLSS from the coding sequence ATGGAGACAGACACGCCTCCTTGTCTATCCGGGTTTCGTGATAACGGTATCAAGAGAGTCGAATCAAGAAAGCGCAAGCCCTTCCGCATGAGCATGTTTTCTATTGGAATTGACCTCGGCGGCACCAACTTGCGGATTGCTGCCTTCACTTCCAACTGGGAACGACGCGGAGCCATCACCACCGCCACGCGGGTGCAGGACGGCCCCGGCGCGGTGTTGAACGACATGTGCGCGGCAGTGAAAAAGCTTGTGGCGGAGTGCGGTGGTCCAGGAGACCTGATCGGCGTGGGACTGGGCAGTCCGGGTCCGTTGGAATTGCCTGCCGGACGATTGCTGCAACCGCCCAATCTTCCTGGCTTCGAAGACCTGGAATTAAAGACCGAACTGGAAAATCGCCTTCAGGTCCCGGTTGTCGTCGAGTGCGACGCCAACGCGGCGGCGTTGGCGGAGTGCCACGCCGGCGCGGGCCAAACGTCCGGCTACCACTCTTTATGCATGCTCACTCTGGGAACCGGCGTCGGCAGCGGCATTATTCTCAATGGCCGCGTCTGGCATGGCTTTGCCGGAATGGGCGGCGAGGCAGGCCACGTGCCGGTGTATCACGACGGGCTGCTCTGCGCTTGCGGCTCGCGCGGCTGCCTGGAACAATACGCATCGGCTACGGCAATCGCGCGCGCTGGAAAGAACATCGTTCAGGCAAAATCAGAGAACGGTCTGGGTATGATGACCGCTCGTAGTATCGCCGAAGCTGCGAGCGCGGGAGAGGCTGAATCGCTGAACATTTATCACGGCGTCGGAGAAGCGCTTGGCATTGGACTGGCCAACCTTGTGAGCACGCTGAATCTTCCTCTGTATGTCATCGGCGGAGGAGTAGTGGCTGCATGGTCGCTCTTTGCTCCGTCGATGTTTGCCGAGCTTGAACGCGGCAGCTATATTTACCGGCTCACGAAGCCCGCCGATCCCGCCGTGCTTGAAGCCGGTAAGACGAATGTTCTTCCCGCTGAGCTTGGACCCGATTCGGGCCTGCTAGGCGCGGCGATGCTTCCCTTTTTCCAATCGCTCAGCAGTTGA
- a CDS encoding cell division protein FtsQ/DivIB translates to MAKTDAYRNGTALAEDAPAEEFLRPASAPPRARPQRPIPRQEDDSDGEEVFLRSRKRVPVRKGILPAFFTKTTAGRVILGFLALVVVAIFVFVGLAAKDFLDHDPRFRIDSASSIQIDGNSQLTRADLLTVFGADIGRNLFFVPLPQRRKELEQVPWVAHATVMRILPNQLRVAIVERQPIAFARIGNKIKLVDPDGVLLDMQPAALAAKHYSFPVVTGINPDDPLSVRAPRMRIYQKFMNEIDSSGEKLSRSLSEIDISDPEDVQGLVSSGNSEILLHFGEDNFLNRWHEYQSHLAEWKQQYPHLASVDLRYDRQVVLKMADNAPGTQDAPAAPATPAATPKQPVAKARPIAHPHRKHA, encoded by the coding sequence GTGGCGAAGACTGACGCATACAGAAATGGCACGGCGCTTGCCGAGGATGCACCGGCGGAGGAATTTCTTCGTCCCGCTTCTGCTCCTCCGCGCGCGCGACCGCAACGCCCGATCCCTCGACAGGAAGACGATTCGGACGGCGAAGAGGTCTTTTTGCGCTCGCGCAAGCGTGTGCCTGTCCGGAAGGGCATTCTGCCTGCGTTCTTTACGAAAACCACAGCCGGGCGCGTCATCCTTGGATTTCTGGCGCTGGTGGTGGTTGCAATTTTTGTTTTTGTGGGGCTGGCAGCAAAAGATTTTCTCGATCACGATCCTCGTTTTCGCATCGACTCGGCTTCGTCGATTCAGATCGATGGCAACAGCCAGTTGACGCGGGCAGACCTGTTGACGGTCTTCGGCGCCGATATCGGCCGCAACCTCTTCTTTGTTCCACTTCCCCAACGCCGCAAAGAATTGGAACAGGTACCCTGGGTAGCTCACGCAACCGTCATGCGCATTTTGCCGAACCAGTTGCGCGTGGCGATCGTTGAGCGCCAGCCGATCGCTTTTGCGCGCATCGGCAACAAGATCAAGCTGGTCGATCCGGACGGCGTCCTTCTCGATATGCAGCCGGCAGCTTTGGCGGCTAAGCACTATTCGTTCCCGGTCGTCACCGGCATCAATCCTGACGATCCGCTTTCCGTCCGCGCGCCACGCATGCGGATTTACCAGAAGTTCATGAATGAGATCGATTCGAGCGGGGAAAAGCTCTCGAGAAGCTTGAGCGAGATCGACATATCTGATCCCGAGGACGTCCAGGGGCTTGTTTCTTCCGGCAACTCCGAAATTCTGCTCCATTTTGGCGAAGACAACTTCCTCAATCGCTGGCACGAATACCAGTCGCATCTGGCCGAGTGGAAGCAGCAGTACCCGCATCTGGCTTCGGTTGACCTGCGGTATGACCGGCAGGTGGTCCTGAAGATGGCGGACAACGCACCCGGAACACAGGACGCCCCGGCTGCTCCAGCCACGCCGGCGGCAACGCCCAAACAGCCGGTCGCAAAGGCGCGGCCCATAGCCCACCCCCACAGGAAGCACGCATGA
- the ftsA gene encoding cell division protein FtsA, translating into MSQTEQLLTVLDVGSAKTRVLVAELHDGALRYRGHGIAESTGMRKGLIAELKQAASCINKAAMAAETMAQGTIDRCVVGIGGPHIRGLNSRGGVSLGSRLREITREDVRAAVDRARSVSLPSDREIIHLLPQQFILDEQPGIHDPVGMIGNRLEVNLHISTASASALQSVVTCANRAGLEVTESVFDAIAAAEATISADERELGSCLIDIGAGSTEIVVFFEGSVAHTSVVPIGGDHFTNDLAVGLHISAAEAEWIKCTYGHAVVTSVSSSNEVELQGMPGHEPRMVRQRYISEILEPRARELFQLLRENLRQGGVLEALGAGCVLTGGGSHLPGLLDTAESLLRVPARIGSPVPLSRMPEELIAPENATLVGMLLYAHRTSVTRAAEDQGLRAKLRAIFAGSL; encoded by the coding sequence ATGAGCCAGACCGAACAGCTATTGACGGTGCTCGACGTGGGAAGCGCGAAGACGCGCGTACTGGTAGCGGAGCTGCACGATGGCGCGCTGCGCTATCGGGGTCATGGTATCGCCGAATCCACCGGCATGCGCAAAGGCCTGATCGCCGAGCTGAAACAGGCGGCAAGCTGCATCAACAAGGCGGCGATGGCGGCCGAGACCATGGCGCAGGGGACTATCGACCGCTGTGTTGTCGGCATCGGCGGCCCGCATATTCGTGGCCTGAACAGCCGGGGCGGAGTCAGCCTGGGATCGCGCTTGCGCGAGATTACCCGTGAAGATGTTCGCGCCGCAGTCGACCGTGCGCGTTCCGTCTCGCTGCCCTCCGATCGCGAGATCATCCACCTGCTGCCGCAGCAGTTCATTCTCGACGAGCAGCCGGGCATTCACGACCCTGTCGGCATGATCGGCAATCGCCTTGAAGTGAACCTGCATATCTCAACCGCCTCAGCCAGCGCGTTGCAAAGCGTCGTGACGTGCGCCAACCGTGCGGGTCTTGAGGTGACGGAATCGGTCTTCGATGCAATCGCGGCGGCGGAAGCGACGATCTCCGCCGACGAGCGTGAACTGGGCTCCTGTCTCATCGATATCGGCGCCGGGTCCACGGAAATAGTTGTCTTCTTTGAAGGTTCGGTTGCGCATACCTCTGTTGTCCCGATCGGCGGCGATCACTTCACGAATGATTTGGCCGTAGGCCTGCACATCTCCGCGGCTGAAGCGGAATGGATCAAGTGCACCTACGGTCACGCGGTGGTCACCAGTGTTTCGTCGTCGAACGAAGTGGAGTTGCAGGGAATGCCGGGCCATGAACCGCGCATGGTTCGGCAACGCTATATCAGTGAGATTCTTGAACCGCGCGCCCGCGAGCTCTTTCAGCTGCTGAGAGAAAACCTCCGCCAGGGAGGAGTGCTGGAAGCGCTGGGCGCGGGCTGCGTGCTCACCGGCGGCGGTTCGCACTTGCCAGGATTGCTCGATACCGCTGAGAGCCTGCTGCGGGTCCCGGCGCGCATTGGATCGCCGGTGCCGCTCTCTCGTATGCCGGAAGAATTGATCGCCCCCGAGAACGCCACGTTAGTAGGAATGCTTTTGTATGCCCACCGCACCAGCGTGACCCGTGCGGCGGAAGACCAGGGTCTGCGCGCCAAGCTGCGCGCCATCTTTGCAGGAAGCTTGTAG
- the ftsZ gene encoding cell division protein FtsZ, with product MNPSEEIRIQYHEQLPTGAKIKVIGVGGGGGNAVNRMISARVEGVEFITANTDAQTLQLSQAPVKLQLGMKLTSGLGAGANPDVGRRAALEDSEKIIEALEGADMVFVTAGMGGGTGTGAAPVIASLASEMGALTVAVVTRPFGFEGKRRMAQAERGMQELLDSVDTMIVIPNEKLLAVAKDAGFFESFRIADDVLRQAVQGISDIITIPGIINRDFADVKTTMAGMGYAVMGTAARGGENRAIEAAQAAMASPLLEDGAIDGAKGILINISGSSTLKLSEVNAASTLIQNAAHEDANIIFGAVLDESMGDDVKITVIATGFREEMPERRERMLTAALRESVLPRVQVQTHVEATVATPRFMSEEEDMPRRSISIPVKPAASKPAPEPVYVPEPEVILEPEPVAVAVAEPAPLSDVFGLMHEEESGENLDIPAFMRRGGL from the coding sequence ATGAACCCGTCAGAAGAAATCCGCATTCAGTATCACGAACAGCTACCCACCGGCGCGAAGATCAAGGTCATCGGCGTGGGCGGCGGCGGCGGCAACGCCGTCAATCGTATGATCTCCGCGCGCGTCGAGGGCGTCGAGTTCATCACCGCCAACACCGACGCGCAGACGTTGCAACTCTCGCAGGCTCCGGTAAAGCTGCAACTCGGTATGAAGCTGACCAGCGGCCTCGGCGCAGGCGCCAATCCAGACGTGGGTCGCCGTGCCGCGCTCGAAGACTCGGAAAAAATCATCGAAGCGCTCGAAGGCGCGGACATGGTCTTCGTTACCGCCGGCATGGGCGGAGGCACCGGCACGGGTGCTGCTCCCGTGATCGCTTCGCTGGCGAGTGAAATGGGCGCGCTGACGGTCGCCGTCGTAACCCGACCCTTCGGCTTTGAAGGCAAGCGCCGCATGGCGCAGGCCGAGCGTGGCATGCAGGAACTGCTCGACAGCGTCGACACGATGATCGTCATCCCCAACGAAAAGCTCCTGGCTGTCGCGAAGGACGCGGGTTTTTTTGAATCCTTCCGCATTGCCGACGATGTGTTGCGCCAGGCCGTGCAGGGCATCTCGGACATCATCACCATCCCCGGTATCATCAACCGCGACTTCGCCGACGTGAAGACCACGATGGCTGGCATGGGGTACGCCGTAATGGGCACGGCAGCACGCGGAGGTGAGAACCGCGCCATTGAGGCCGCGCAGGCGGCGATGGCATCGCCGCTGCTTGAAGATGGCGCGATCGACGGAGCCAAGGGCATCCTGATCAACATCAGCGGATCAAGCACGCTGAAGCTGAGCGAAGTAAACGCCGCATCCACTCTTATCCAGAACGCCGCCCACGAAGATGCCAACATCATCTTCGGCGCTGTGCTCGACGAATCGATGGGCGACGACGTCAAGATCACCGTCATCGCCACCGGCTTCCGCGAGGAAATGCCCGAGCGCCGCGAGCGCATGCTGACTGCGGCTCTGCGCGAGTCGGTGTTGCCTCGGGTGCAGGTGCAAACCCATGTTGAGGCCACGGTTGCGACTCCCCGGTTCATGAGCGAGGAAGAGGACATGCCGCGCCGGTCGATCTCGATTCCGGTCAAGCCGGCGGCGTCGAAGCCGGCCCCGGAGCCCGTTTATGTCCCCGAGCCGGAAGTGATCCTCGAACCGGAACCGGTGGCTGTCGCGGTCGCTGAGCCCGCGCCTTTATCGGATGTTTTCGGCCTGATGCACGAGGAGGAGTCCGGTGAAAATCTGGATATCCCGGCCTTCATGCGTCGCGGCGGTTTGTAA